Proteins encoded in a region of the Mucilaginibacter sabulilitoris genome:
- a CDS encoding lipoprotein signal peptidase, with protein sequence MKAAYTKPFLTAIFIILVDQIIKTWVRTHMFMGEEIRFLGSHGMLHYTENNGMAFGMEWGGDAGKLALTLFRIFAVCGIVYCLIYLIKHKYHRGLIMNVALILAGAVGNIIDSTFYGIMYNYAPLFHGRVVDMFYFPLFRGTYPSWFPFWANESFEFFRPVFNLADSAICVGVIMILIFQKHYFKHEVPEVNSPNSEMVEE encoded by the coding sequence ATGAAGGCTGCTTACACCAAACCTTTTTTAACTGCTATATTTATTATTCTTGTCGACCAGATCATAAAGACCTGGGTTAGAACGCACATGTTCATGGGCGAAGAGATCCGTTTTCTGGGCAGCCACGGCATGCTGCACTATACCGAAAACAACGGTATGGCGTTTGGCATGGAGTGGGGAGGTGATGCAGGTAAGCTGGCTTTAACATTGTTTCGCATTTTTGCGGTTTGTGGTATTGTTTACTGCCTTATTTACTTAATAAAGCACAAATATCACCGCGGGCTTATCATGAATGTGGCGCTTATACTGGCCGGTGCGGTGGGTAACATTATCGACTCGACCTTTTATGGCATAATGTATAATTACGCTCCGCTATTTCATGGCCGGGTGGTTGATATGTTTTATTTCCCGCTGTTCAGGGGTACATACCCTTCATGGTTCCCGTTTTGGGCCAATGAATCATTCGAGTTTTTCAGGCCGGTATTTAACCTTGCCGACTCGGCAATCTGCGTTGGCGTAATCATGATACTGATATTCCAGAAACACTACTTTAAACACGAAGTGCCCGAAGTAAACAGCCCCAACAGTGAAATGGTGGAGGAGTAA
- a CDS encoding S8 family serine peptidase, whose amino-acid sequence MFNFPKFITGTTLLVSLIINIPASAQTLPKQEPELPKGWQLMDLKETGFYGISLKPAYLFLQGKKSKPVVVATIDSGVDTLQRDLKSILWVNTKEIPGNGIDDDHNGYVDDIHGWNFLGGPNGKADFNETTEEVREYNKLKGKFETLTDTNSVDKKQYAYWKRVKTIYDTTINKARTETEQLQPIMNALMVTSGYIKRGLNLPANGTFKQADLVKLKMTNDTLTQSKYVWDSIFSQEGGNQNNAAIIKDLSEYLAKLNNDLSPDLEARKRIVGDNVDSMDNKPYGNNLLKFADASHGTGVAGLIGALRNNGYGINGVADNVRIMVIKAVPNGDEYDKDIANAIRYAVDNGAKVVNMSFGKKISPHKEWVDEAFKYAASKDVLLVQASGNDSEDMDANPDFPNDTFLDGSSTDADNVVNVGASGPRMGEQLAGEFSNYGKKSVDVFAPGVKVTTVDTDAEFMTEDGTSFSSPVTAGIAALVLEYYPTLSSKQLKQVLLQSVTPLTGTMVLRPGSKTIKVDFASLSKTGGIVNAYKALQIASKMKGERVIAN is encoded by the coding sequence ATGTTTAATTTCCCCAAATTCATTACCGGCACCACCTTATTAGTTTCATTAATAATCAATATACCTGCTTCCGCGCAAACACTCCCTAAACAAGAACCCGAACTGCCCAAAGGCTGGCAGCTGATGGACCTGAAAGAAACCGGTTTTTATGGCATCAGTTTAAAACCCGCCTATCTGTTTTTACAGGGTAAAAAAAGCAAACCTGTTGTGGTAGCTACAATCGATAGCGGTGTTGACACCCTGCAACGGGATCTGAAAAGTATTTTATGGGTTAATACAAAAGAAATACCGGGTAATGGTATTGATGACGACCATAACGGTTATGTTGACGATATACATGGCTGGAATTTTTTAGGGGGCCCTAATGGCAAAGCCGATTTTAATGAAACTACCGAAGAAGTTAGGGAATACAATAAGCTCAAAGGTAAATTTGAAACACTTACCGATACCAACTCGGTAGATAAAAAACAATACGCCTATTGGAAACGGGTAAAAACCATTTACGATACCACCATTAACAAGGCCCGTACCGAAACCGAGCAGCTACAGCCCATTATGAATGCCTTAATGGTAACCAGCGGCTATATTAAACGGGGGCTTAACTTGCCCGCTAACGGAACATTTAAACAGGCCGACCTGGTAAAGCTTAAGATGACCAATGATACCCTCACCCAAAGTAAATACGTTTGGGACTCCATATTTTCGCAGGAAGGTGGCAATCAAAACAACGCGGCTATTATTAAAGACCTGAGCGAATACCTGGCTAAGCTGAACAACGACCTGTCGCCTGACCTGGAAGCACGTAAGCGCATAGTGGGCGACAATGTTGACAGTATGGATAATAAGCCCTACGGCAACAACCTGCTTAAATTTGCTGACGCGTCGCACGGAACAGGCGTGGCCGGACTTATAGGCGCTTTACGCAACAATGGGTATGGCATTAATGGCGTGGCCGATAACGTACGGATCATGGTTATAAAGGCCGTACCCAACGGCGATGAGTACGATAAAGATATTGCCAATGCTATACGCTATGCTGTTGATAATGGCGCCAAGGTTGTTAATATGAGCTTTGGTAAAAAAATATCACCACATAAAGAGTGGGTTGATGAGGCCTTTAAGTACGCCGCGTCAAAAGATGTGCTCTTGGTACAGGCATCGGGTAATGACAGTGAGGACATGGATGCCAATCCTGATTTTCCGAATGATACTTTCTTAGATGGCTCATCAACCGATGCGGATAATGTAGTTAATGTCGGAGCTTCGGGCCCGAGAATGGGTGAGCAGCTGGCGGGTGAATTCAGCAACTATGGCAAAAAAAGCGTGGATGTGTTTGCGCCGGGCGTCAAGGTTACCACAGTTGATACCGATGCCGAGTTCATGACCGAAGACGGCACCAGTTTCTCATCGCCTGTTACGGCTGGTATAGCGGCATTGGTACTGGAATATTATCCAACGCTAAGTTCTAAACAACTTAAACAGGTCCTGTTGCAGTCGGTTACACCATTAACAGGCACTATGGTACTTAGACCAGGCAGCAAAACCATTAAAGTTGATTTTGCCAGCTTGAGTAAAACCGGTGGCATTGTAAATGCTTATAAAGCATTGCAGATAGCGTCAAAAATGAAGGGCGAACGCGTGATTGCGAATTAA
- a CDS encoding class I SAM-dependent methyltransferase, with product MANETEKPEFWESTFGEKQEMWGFEPAKSAVLTKDFFVQNSVKNILIPGIGYGRNAQIFKENGITVTGIEISKTAIAMARKHYGTDMVIHHGSVTDMPFDKNKYDGIFCYALIHLLDSSEREKLIRDCYDQLAENGYMVFTMISKEAQTYRQGKFISIDRYEIFEGVKMFFYDKESIKSEFKKAGLFEIFEINENQPFFLIKCKKS from the coding sequence ATGGCAAACGAAACCGAAAAACCTGAGTTCTGGGAATCAACTTTTGGCGAAAAGCAGGAGATGTGGGGCTTTGAGCCGGCTAAATCTGCAGTATTGACCAAGGATTTTTTTGTCCAAAATTCGGTAAAGAACATCCTGATTCCCGGAATTGGCTATGGGCGGAACGCTCAAATCTTTAAAGAAAACGGAATAACAGTAACCGGCATTGAGATCTCAAAAACGGCTATTGCCATGGCAAGAAAGCATTACGGAACGGATATGGTTATCCACCACGGCTCTGTAACTGATATGCCATTTGATAAAAACAAATACGATGGCATATTTTGTTATGCCTTAATTCATTTACTGGACAGCAGCGAAAGGGAAAAACTCATTCGCGACTGCTATGATCAACTGGCAGAAAATGGCTATATGGTATTTACGATGATTTCGAAAGAAGCCCAAACCTACAGACAAGGCAAATTTATCAGCATAGACCGTTACGAAATATTTGAAGGCGTAAAGATGTTCTTTTACGACAAGGAATCAATAAAATCAGAATTTAAAAAAGCCGGATTATTTGAGATCTTCGAAATCAACGAAAATCAGCCATTTTTTTTAATAAAATGTAAAAAGAGTTAA
- a CDS encoding tetratricopeptide repeat protein, producing MEEEFEFGFTEDPKFSVERYEEMIRNHDQYFFDAQAFENIIDYYIEKNDPAKALQVAEYARNQHPFAAVFLIKQAQLLVVTNKVTEAFAALDKAAMLEASDADIYIIRGNMYESMERFGEALENYEKALGLAEETDEILLHIAYVYQNMGDYDTAITYLKLCLKQNMENQDALYELAFCYDVMDNQQESVQFYQQYIDNEPYSYAAWYNLGNAYTKLSLFEKAIDAYDYAILIKDSFASAYFNKGNALVNLEKYAEAIEVYRHTFEYEQPNADTYCAIGECYEKLEQMDDARAFYKKSVKMDPKLADAWFGIGVTLDFEERYFEALHFYKKALDLDIANADYWFAIADAEYKLGHMTEAEQAYEKVVELNPLDIDAWLDYSSILYEQDRLVSAIEIISEAIKNNPEAAELYYRMVAYLFAKGEYNEALNQLELALTSDPEKHYILFDYLPQLQKNKVIVDIINRYTK from the coding sequence ATGGAAGAAGAATTTGAATTTGGTTTTACCGAAGATCCAAAGTTTTCGGTAGAACGGTACGAGGAGATGATTCGTAATCACGACCAGTACTTTTTTGATGCCCAGGCGTTTGAGAACATTATCGACTATTACATCGAAAAGAATGATCCGGCCAAAGCACTGCAAGTAGCAGAGTACGCGCGTAACCAGCACCCTTTTGCAGCAGTTTTTTTAATTAAACAAGCCCAGTTGCTGGTTGTAACCAACAAAGTGACCGAGGCTTTCGCGGCTTTGGATAAAGCGGCTATGCTCGAAGCTTCTGACGCTGATATTTATATTATCCGCGGCAATATGTATGAGAGCATGGAGCGTTTTGGCGAAGCGCTGGAAAATTATGAAAAAGCATTAGGGCTTGCCGAAGAAACCGACGAGATACTGCTGCATATTGCCTACGTTTACCAAAACATGGGCGATTATGATACTGCCATAACCTACCTTAAGCTATGCCTTAAGCAAAATATGGAAAACCAGGATGCCCTCTACGAACTGGCTTTTTGTTACGATGTAATGGACAACCAGCAGGAAAGTGTACAGTTTTACCAGCAGTATATTGATAACGAGCCCTATAGCTACGCTGCCTGGTATAATCTGGGTAATGCCTATACCAAGCTGAGCCTGTTCGAAAAAGCTATTGACGCGTATGACTATGCCATATTGATCAAAGATAGTTTTGCATCGGCCTATTTTAATAAGGGTAACGCCCTTGTTAACCTCGAGAAATATGCCGAAGCCATTGAAGTGTACCGCCACACCTTTGAGTATGAGCAGCCTAATGCCGATACTTATTGCGCCATTGGTGAATGCTATGAAAAGCTGGAGCAAATGGACGATGCGCGGGCCTTTTACAAAAAATCGGTTAAGATGGACCCTAAGCTGGCCGATGCCTGGTTTGGGATTGGTGTTACGCTTGATTTTGAGGAACGCTATTTTGAGGCCCTGCACTTTTATAAAAAAGCGCTCGACCTGGATATTGCCAACGCCGATTACTGGTTTGCCATTGCCGACGCGGAATATAAGCTGGGCCACATGACTGAAGCCGAGCAAGCTTATGAAAAAGTGGTTGAATTAAACCCGCTGGATATTGATGCCTGGCTCGACTATTCATCCATATTGTATGAACAAGACAGGTTGGTTAGCGCTATTGAAATCATTTCGGAAGCTATAAAGAATAACCCAGAAGCCGCTGAGCTTTATTACCGTATGGTAGCTTATTTATTTGCAAAAGGCGAGTATAATGAGGCGCTTAACCAGTTGGAACTAGCGCTTACAAGCGATCCGGAGAAGCATTATATACTTTTTGATTACCTGCCCCAGTTACAAAAAAACAAAGTGATTGTGGATATTATAAATAGGTATACCAAATAA
- a CDS encoding IS4 family transposase, translating into MTIFKDHNITVKQLLGFIPEALIANLSLTSKIDHYAKVLHGNKLFYLQLYGILDNDRLSQRSLEDTFNASVFKVLFNLDEDEKVCRSSISERLSKVDPDYFRQIYEYIYERFSCSYTLRERKQYNLIRVDSTIVSETAGKLTAGIVNAGSSKKAIKYSLAFDGLLPGLAQVFTSPKYGNEDNALPEVVMAHVKKEPGHQNIYVLDRGLQSTRTMKTFSESELNFICRSKENRKFELVESLITEGQNMDMGGSILLRDSIVRLYTGMPIANKRGNKHYREVLVDRPFRLVVVKSKSDDGKEYWLLTNEFDLSAKDIAQAYRRRWDMEVFFRFLKQELNVSHLVSLNKNGLQVMLYMTLITSMLVLIYKKGNKQGYKTSKRRFAMEVRDLAIALIVVQCGGDPGLFFKT; encoded by the coding sequence ATGACGATATTTAAAGATCATAACATTACTGTAAAACAGCTTTTAGGTTTCATTCCGGAGGCGCTGATAGCAAATTTGTCGCTCACAAGCAAGATCGATCATTACGCAAAGGTTTTGCATGGCAATAAGCTGTTTTATTTGCAGCTCTATGGTATTTTAGACAACGACAGGCTTAGCCAGAGAAGCCTTGAGGACACGTTCAATGCTTCGGTATTTAAAGTGCTTTTTAACCTTGATGAAGATGAAAAGGTCTGCAGGAGTTCCATTTCGGAAAGGTTGTCTAAGGTTGACCCGGACTATTTCAGACAGATCTATGAATACATCTACGAGCGTTTTTCCTGCTCCTATACGTTAAGGGAAAGAAAGCAGTATAATCTCATCCGTGTAGACAGCACTATAGTCAGTGAAACCGCCGGCAAGCTAACCGCAGGCATTGTCAATGCCGGCAGTAGCAAGAAAGCAATCAAATATAGTCTTGCTTTTGATGGCTTGCTGCCAGGCCTTGCGCAGGTCTTTACCAGCCCAAAGTATGGCAACGAAGATAATGCACTGCCCGAGGTTGTCATGGCGCACGTAAAGAAAGAACCCGGGCATCAAAATATCTATGTACTGGACAGGGGGCTTCAATCTACCCGGACAATGAAAACTTTCAGTGAAAGTGAGCTAAACTTCATCTGTCGTTCAAAGGAGAACAGAAAGTTCGAATTGGTAGAATCGCTGATCACTGAAGGGCAGAACATGGATATGGGGGGATCCATTTTGCTTAGAGATAGCATTGTCCGGCTCTATACAGGTATGCCTATAGCCAACAAGCGGGGGAATAAACATTACAGAGAGGTACTGGTGGATCGTCCTTTTCGCCTGGTTGTCGTAAAAAGTAAATCCGATGATGGTAAAGAGTACTGGCTGTTAACCAATGAGTTCGACTTATCAGCCAAAGACATCGCCCAAGCCTACCGCAGGCGTTGGGACATGGAGGTTTTTTTTCGGTTCCTCAAACAAGAACTCAACGTGAGCCACCTGGTTTCGCTAAATAAAAACGGTCTACAGGTTATGTTATATATGACATTGATAACCAGTATGCTGGTATTGATCTACAAAAAGGGGAATAAACAGGGTTATAAAACTTCTAAAAGACGATTTGCTATGGAAGTCAGAGACTTGGCCATTGCTTTAATTGTTGTACAATGTGGTGGTGATCCCGGCCTCTTTTTTAAGACATAA
- the amaB gene encoding L-piperidine-6-carboxylate dehydrogenase, whose protein sequence is MNLDISDILKRLHINDISEAFSTGATWGSSAGAAVKDIISPVDGKKIAAVRFATEDDYNKVIEQAAQAFKTWRNTPAPKRGEIVRQIGEALRRNKQDLGTLVSYEMGKSLQEGLGEVQEMIDIADFAVGLSRQLYGLTMHSERPNHRMYEQYHPLGIVGIISAFNFPVAVWSWNSLLAWVCGNVCIWKPSEKTPLTAIACQRIAQEVFKRHNIDEGVSNLIIGDRNIGELMATDTRVPLISATGSTRMGKAVSAAVGARLGKSLLELGGNNAIIITENADLDMSLIGAVFGAVGTAGQRCTSTRRLIIHESVYEAFKQKLVNAYGQIRIGNPLDEHNHMGPLIDHDAVSLYLNSIEKCKAEGGKFVVEGGKLEGENYSSGCYVKPCIAEVENHFKIVQHETFAPILYLIKYSTLDEAIELQNGVPQGLSSAIMTNNLREAEQFLSYAGSDCGIANVNIGTSGAEIGGAFGGEKETGGGRESGSDAWKVYMRRQTNTINYSKTLPLAQGIKFDL, encoded by the coding sequence ATGAACCTCGATATTTCAGATATTCTAAAACGTTTACATATAAACGATATTAGTGAGGCTTTTAGTACGGGCGCAACCTGGGGCAGCAGCGCCGGGGCTGCCGTAAAAGATATTATATCGCCGGTTGACGGTAAAAAGATAGCGGCGGTAAGATTTGCAACCGAAGATGATTATAATAAGGTTATTGAACAGGCTGCCCAGGCTTTTAAAACCTGGCGCAACACCCCCGCACCAAAACGCGGCGAAATTGTACGCCAAATAGGCGAGGCGCTGCGTAGAAACAAGCAAGACCTGGGCACACTCGTATCATACGAGATGGGCAAAAGCCTGCAGGAAGGATTGGGTGAGGTGCAAGAAATGATTGACATTGCCGATTTTGCTGTTGGCCTCAGCCGCCAGCTTTACGGCTTAACCATGCACTCTGAGCGTCCAAATCACCGCATGTATGAGCAATACCATCCATTGGGTATTGTAGGTATCATTTCGGCATTTAATTTCCCGGTGGCTGTTTGGAGCTGGAACTCGCTGCTGGCCTGGGTTTGCGGTAATGTTTGCATCTGGAAACCATCTGAAAAAACCCCATTAACCGCTATCGCCTGTCAGCGTATAGCACAGGAAGTATTTAAACGCCATAACATTGACGAGGGTGTATCAAACCTCATTATTGGCGACCGTAATATAGGCGAGCTGATGGCGACTGATACCCGTGTGCCATTAATATCTGCTACCGGCTCAACCCGTATGGGTAAAGCGGTTAGCGCTGCGGTAGGTGCCCGCCTGGGCAAAAGCTTGCTGGAATTAGGGGGCAACAATGCCATTATTATTACTGAAAATGCCGATCTGGATATGTCGCTCATCGGAGCGGTATTCGGCGCAGTGGGTACCGCGGGGCAGCGCTGCACCAGCACCCGTCGTCTTATCATACACGAAAGTGTTTATGAAGCCTTTAAGCAAAAACTGGTGAATGCTTATGGCCAGATACGCATTGGCAATCCGCTTGATGAGCATAACCACATGGGCCCGCTGATTGATCATGACGCGGTGAGCCTGTATCTTAACTCAATTGAAAAATGTAAGGCCGAAGGCGGCAAGTTCGTGGTTGAGGGCGGTAAACTGGAGGGAGAGAACTATTCATCAGGATGTTACGTAAAACCCTGCATTGCCGAAGTGGAAAACCATTTTAAAATTGTGCAGCACGAGACATTTGCGCCCATACTTTACCTTATTAAATACAGCACTCTCGATGAAGCTATTGAATTGCAGAATGGGGTACCGCAAGGCTTGTCATCGGCTATTATGACTAATAATTTGCGCGAGGCAGAACAATTTTTATCATACGCTGGTTCTGATTGTGGCATTGCCAACGTAAATATAGGTACATCGGGTGCGGAAATAGGTGGAGCGTTTGGCGGTGAAAAGGAAACCGGCGGTGGTCGCGAATCTGGCTCTGATGCATGGAAAGTTTACATGAGGCGGCAAACTAATACTATTAATTATTCAAAAACGTTGCCTTTAGCACAAGGCATTAAGTTTGACCTCTAA
- the gldD gene encoding gliding motility lipoprotein GldD yields the protein MRYISVLMGAIMLFAACGGNHDYSPKPRGYFRIVFPKKGYRDYNVGCPYTFSYPKYAFIEPDTTKGAQSCWVNMQFPQFGATLHLSYQPVTSKKVFNELVEDARTFAFKHTVKATSIDEGVISYADRKVFGIYYTIDGNAASSAQFFLTDSTKNYLRGALYFNTEPRLDSIQPVLNFIKKDMEVMIKSFRWK from the coding sequence ATGAGATACATTAGCGTATTAATGGGCGCGATAATGCTTTTTGCGGCTTGCGGTGGCAATCACGACTATTCGCCAAAGCCGCGGGGCTATTTCCGCATAGTTTTCCCAAAAAAGGGATACCGGGATTATAACGTGGGTTGCCCTTATACTTTTAGCTATCCTAAATACGCTTTTATTGAGCCCGATACAACGAAAGGCGCCCAATCATGCTGGGTTAATATGCAGTTTCCGCAGTTTGGGGCCACACTGCACTTAAGCTACCAGCCGGTAACATCAAAAAAAGTGTTTAATGAGCTGGTAGAAGATGCCCGCACCTTTGCATTTAAACATACGGTTAAAGCAACCTCTATTGACGAAGGCGTGATCAGCTATGCCGACCGTAAGGTTTTTGGTATTTATTACACTATTGACGGCAACGCGGCATCGTCGGCACAGTTTTTTTTGACCGACAGTACTAAAAACTACCTGCGCGGCGCGCTCTATTTCAACACCGAACCCCGGCTTGACTCCATACAACCTGTGCTCAATTTTATAAAAAAGGACATGGAAGTAATGATTAAGAGTTTTAGGTGGAAGTGA
- a CDS encoding phosphosulfolactate synthase, with protein sequence MNYMINDLPQRTAKPRDKGITMVMDKGLSLRQVEDFLEVGGPYTDIVKLGWATSYVTPNLTEKIKLYQQAGIPVYFGGTLFEAFIVRKQFDDYCRILDKYNLEHCEVSDGSIEIEHDEKCEYISRLAKQVTVISEVGSKDVQKIFAPYKWIKLMQAEIEAGSWKVIAEARESGNVGIYRDSGEVRQGLVDEILTQIPEGTIIWEAPQKAQQVWFIKLIGANVSLGNIAPADIIPLETLRLGIRSDTFDHFLNL encoded by the coding sequence ATGAATTATATGATCAATGATCTTCCCCAACGTACAGCCAAACCCCGCGACAAAGGTATTACCATGGTGATGGATAAGGGGCTCAGTTTAAGGCAGGTAGAGGATTTTTTAGAAGTTGGCGGCCCGTACACCGATATTGTTAAATTAGGCTGGGCAACATCATACGTTACCCCCAATTTAACAGAAAAAATAAAGCTGTACCAGCAGGCCGGTATCCCCGTATATTTTGGCGGCACTTTGTTTGAAGCCTTTATTGTAAGGAAACAATTTGATGATTATTGCCGTATACTGGATAAATACAATCTGGAACACTGTGAAGTGTCTGATGGTTCTATTGAAATTGAGCACGATGAGAAGTGCGAGTATATTAGCAGGCTGGCCAAACAGGTAACGGTAATATCTGAAGTAGGCTCGAAAGATGTGCAAAAGATATTTGCCCCCTACAAATGGATTAAACTGATGCAGGCCGAAATTGAAGCCGGCTCGTGGAAGGTAATAGCCGAAGCACGCGAAAGTGGCAATGTAGGCATATACCGCGATTCGGGGGAAGTGAGACAGGGACTGGTTGATGAAATATTGACCCAGATACCCGAAGGAACCATTATTTGGGAGGCCCCACAAAAGGCCCAGCAGGTTTGGTTCATTAAACTCATAGGTGCCAATGTAAGCCTGGGCAATATTGCTCCCGCTGATATTATACCTCTTGAAACCTTACGCCTGGGTATCCGGAGTGATACCTTTGACCATTTTTTAAATTTGTAA
- a CDS encoding shikimate dehydrogenase family protein: protein MKQYGLIGYPLSHSFSKKYFAEKFKNENITDAVYDLYPLENIKDLQDLLDENPHIKGLNVTIPHKMAVLPYLDWIEHDARKAGAVNCICVIAESPLQAAFTGEVGVGGHDFRLEGYNTDLYGFEMSIKPLIKDTNHEALVLGDGGAAQAVKCVLENMGIAYKTVARKPHPGNILFNQLKPHHIEQHKIIINTTPVGTSPKIDECPPIPYDAITDDHLLYDLIYNPEETMFLRKGREQGATTKNGYEMLVLQAERSWEIWNAKDNRL from the coding sequence ATGAAACAATACGGACTTATAGGCTATCCGCTTTCACACTCTTTTTCAAAGAAGTATTTCGCAGAGAAATTTAAGAACGAAAATATTACAGATGCTGTTTATGATTTGTACCCGCTCGAAAACATCAAAGACCTGCAGGACCTGCTCGATGAAAATCCGCATATTAAGGGGCTTAATGTAACTATTCCGCATAAAATGGCGGTGTTGCCTTACCTGGACTGGATTGAACACGATGCACGTAAGGCGGGTGCCGTAAATTGTATCTGCGTAATTGCCGAAAGTCCGCTGCAGGCTGCCTTTACCGGCGAAGTTGGAGTAGGTGGGCATGATTTCAGGCTGGAAGGCTATAATACCGACCTGTACGGCTTTGAAATGTCTATAAAACCATTAATTAAAGATACCAATCACGAGGCCCTTGTTTTGGGCGACGGCGGCGCCGCGCAGGCGGTTAAATGCGTGCTCGAAAATATGGGTATCGCCTATAAAACGGTCGCCCGGAAACCGCATCCTGGCAATATTTTGTTCAACCAGCTTAAACCGCACCATATTGAACAGCATAAGATCATCATCAATACTACCCCGGTTGGCACTTCGCCCAAAATTGACGAATGCCCGCCTATACCTTATGATGCTATAACCGACGACCATTTGCTGTACGACCTGATCTATAATCCGGAAGAAACGATGTTTTTAAGGAAAGGACGGGAGCAAGGGGCCACCACTAAAAATGGTTATGAAATGCTCGTTTTACAGGCCGAAAGATCATGGGAGATCTGGAATGCTAAAGATAACCGCTTATGA
- a CDS encoding TraR/DksA family transcriptional regulator: MKVENEKTRYSESDLQEFKTLILDKLRIAKEELNSLATSLSSPNANGTDDTAGTYKTLEDGSATLEKEQINQLAARQKKFIDQLEAALVRIENKTYGICRETGKLIPKERLRAVPHTTLTMEAKLKQ; encoded by the coding sequence ATGAAAGTAGAAAACGAAAAAACCAGATATTCTGAATCAGACCTGCAAGAGTTTAAAACACTTATTCTTGATAAACTGCGTATTGCTAAAGAGGAATTAAATTCCCTTGCAACTTCGTTAAGTTCGCCTAATGCTAACGGAACTGATGATACTGCCGGTACTTATAAAACCCTTGAAGATGGTTCGGCCACGCTGGAAAAAGAACAGATAAACCAGTTAGCTGCCCGTCAGAAAAAATTTATTGACCAGTTGGAAGCTGCCCTGGTACGTATTGAAAACAAAACTTATGGCATTTGCCGCGAAACTGGCAAGCTGATTCCAAAGGAGCGTTTACGTGCCGTGCCGCACACTACCCTTACAATGGAAGCTAAATTAAAGCAATAA
- a CDS encoding YoaK family protein codes for MAPEAENLPSVNRDELPVQVYSDNSIEVAALLTLSGGFLDVFTYIGHGHVFANSMTGNVVFLGMYAATGNWHQAMRHIPPIVAFLAGVLIAYRMHLPSVLKYFPKPALTCLGLEIIVLIAASFLSDSFPDVLLVLAIALVAAMQNSNFTKLELWTYNSVMTTGNLRRFAEAFFRGTMPGLDRVALREARLFGFVCLCFLAGAILAALTTPRLHDYSLFIPAGVLFIAFIICWRRQKARFLYPIIRYKSRRTDQ; via the coding sequence ATGGCGCCAGAAGCTGAAAACCTGCCCAGCGTAAACCGCGATGAATTGCCGGTGCAGGTATATTCTGATAATTCTATAGAGGTTGCGGCTTTACTCACCCTCTCAGGTGGGTTCCTTGATGTGTTTACTTATATAGGGCACGGTCATGTATTTGCCAACTCCATGACGGGTAACGTGGTGTTTTTGGGCATGTACGCTGCAACAGGTAACTGGCACCAGGCCATGAGGCACATTCCGCCAATTGTAGCGTTTTTAGCAGGTGTACTTATTGCCTACCGCATGCATTTGCCTTCGGTATTAAAATATTTCCCCAAGCCGGCGTTGACCTGCCTCGGGCTCGAAATTATAGTGCTGATAGCGGCTTCCTTTTTATCAGATTCATTCCCCGATGTATTGCTGGTGCTGGCCATTGCGCTGGTGGCGGCCATGCAAAATTCAAATTTTACCAAGCTCGAACTGTGGACGTATAACTCTGTAATGACCACCGGCAACCTTCGCCGCTTTGCCGAAGCTTTTTTCAGGGGAACTATGCCCGGTCTTGATCGTGTTGCCCTGCGCGAAGCCCGCTTGTTTGGTTTTGTATGTCTTTGTTTTTTGGCGGGAGCGATTTTAGCCGCGCTAACGACCCCCAGGCTGCATGATTATTCCCTGTTTATACCTGCCGGTGTTTTGTTCATCGCTTTCATTATTTGCTGGCGCAGGCAAAAGGCAAGGTTTTTGTATCCTATAATAAGGTATAAATCACGGCGTACCGATCAATAG